One region of Streptomyces capillispiralis genomic DNA includes:
- a CDS encoding MFS transporter, with amino-acid sequence MHPPAVQSAIRKIFRRVVPLFFVMFVANYMDRVNLGFAQDELRADVGLSAAAFGLGAGIFFIAYALFEVPSNILMERYGPKVWLTRIMISWGVVATAMAFVNSVEMFYALRFLLGVAEAGFFPAVIYYFSRWLPDSHRGRATSMFLMGSGTATVIVGPVSGALMEMHGIWGHAGWQWMFFIEGVFSVVLGFVVYRFLDSGIDKADWLTDEEKTGLVAVIDAEQDARDAQRGTRGRASRWKLLADPQMLLFLWIYFAINVALYAVTFWLPSIVADIGGLSSFQVGLLTSVPWLCAIAAVYLSGRVSDRIGKRRPVLMTLLVLGGCGTLLAVFVSPWAGLGALCLAAMGFKPASPIFWTIPQSYLDARAAAPGIALINSIGNLGGFVAPTAFGIIEDSTGSTKGGLVGLTVVGFLAALSVLLVRGGGRNDRVRTSPSKAPTATAPGTTPGAARTAHPGPSTA; translated from the coding sequence CCGTCCAGTCGGCCATCCGCAAGATCTTCCGCCGCGTCGTCCCGCTGTTCTTCGTCATGTTCGTCGCGAACTACATGGACCGCGTCAACCTCGGCTTCGCCCAGGACGAACTCCGCGCCGACGTCGGCCTGTCGGCCGCCGCGTTCGGCCTCGGCGCCGGCATCTTCTTCATCGCCTACGCCCTCTTCGAGGTCCCCTCCAACATCCTCATGGAGCGCTACGGGCCCAAGGTCTGGCTCACCCGCATCATGATCAGCTGGGGCGTCGTCGCCACCGCGATGGCCTTCGTCAACAGCGTCGAGATGTTCTACGCCCTGCGCTTCCTGCTCGGCGTCGCCGAGGCCGGCTTCTTCCCCGCCGTCATCTACTACTTCAGCCGCTGGCTGCCCGACTCCCACCGCGGCCGCGCCACCTCGATGTTCCTCATGGGCTCGGGCACCGCCACCGTCATCGTCGGACCCGTCTCCGGCGCCCTGATGGAGATGCACGGCATCTGGGGCCACGCCGGCTGGCAGTGGATGTTCTTCATCGAGGGCGTCTTCTCCGTCGTCCTCGGCTTCGTCGTCTACCGCTTCCTCGACTCCGGCATCGACAAGGCCGACTGGCTCACCGACGAGGAGAAGACCGGCCTGGTCGCCGTCATCGACGCCGAACAGGACGCCCGCGACGCACAGCGCGGCACCCGCGGCCGCGCCTCCCGCTGGAAGCTGCTCGCCGACCCCCAGATGCTGCTCTTCCTGTGGATCTACTTCGCGATCAACGTCGCCCTGTACGCGGTCACCTTCTGGCTGCCGTCGATCGTGGCCGACATCGGCGGGCTCAGCTCCTTCCAGGTCGGGCTGCTGACGTCCGTGCCATGGCTGTGCGCCATCGCCGCCGTGTACCTCAGCGGGCGGGTCTCCGACCGCATCGGCAAGCGGCGCCCCGTACTGATGACCCTGCTCGTCCTCGGCGGCTGCGGCACCCTGCTGGCCGTGTTCGTCTCGCCCTGGGCGGGACTGGGCGCGCTCTGCCTGGCCGCCATGGGCTTCAAACCGGCCTCCCCGATCTTCTGGACCATCCCGCAGAGCTATCTCGACGCCCGCGCGGCGGCCCCCGGCATCGCTCTCATCAACTCCATCGGCAACCTCGGCGGCTTCGTCGCCCCCACCGCCTTCGGGATCATCGAGGACTCGACGGGCTCCACCAAGGGCGGCCTGGTCGGACTCACCGTCGTCGGCTTCCTGGCCGCGCTGAGCGTGCTGCTGGTGCGCGGCGGCGGACGCAACGACCGCGTCAGGACCAGCCCGTCCAAGGCCCCGACGGCCACCGCACCCGGGACGACACCGGGCGCGGCGCGCACCGCGCACCCGGGGCCCTCGACGGCCTGA